The segment ATGTTCCACTGTGCACATTGATAACATCATCATCCAGGGTGTTTACATTATCAATTGCGGATTGAATAGTAGCGTAGGTAGCTCCACTCCCAACTTCCCATTGGGCTGCAGATGCACTACTATAACCAAAAAACAAAATTGCAATAAGTAATAACGCCTTAAAAGATCTCGCCTTCGCCTTTCTTTTCAAATTTCCACCTTCTAACATCCTAACTTGTTGACATATCTAACTATGTGAATATAATATCATATTACTATTTCCCTTTTCGGTGATGATTGTAAGTAACTACTTATGTAATATGTGCCAATTGAGTTAAATGTGGAATACTTGTTTGATTATCTGTTAATTAAAATAAGAACTATTTTGAGGTTGTATTTGAACATTAGTAGAAGTTAATAGTATTTCTTATCACACTAAAATAAAAAAAGGGGGAAAATTAAAAAGGGGGAAATGGATTTTAATCCCTTTTATTTATTTTTTCCGGGTGCTGATAAATCCACCAATTACCATTAGGATAGCTAGGGCGATTCCTACCAGTGGAAATCCAGTATTTTGCATGTTGACTATTTTGGCATTAATTGTACTGGCTGCGTTTACTGTAGATGGTGTTATGGGCACTGTTAGATACCTGGTTTCCAAGTCCAGGGCTGCAGATGTTAGTGCAGCGCCGGCTGCTTCATCTCCACGCAGTAGGGTTGTGGAAACACCATCTATGGTTAAAGCGGTAGCGATTTTACTACCCACATTTCCGAGATTAGTGGTGAAGGTCACCACAGTCCCGTCAGGTAGATGTCCTAAAGCAGGGTCATGGAATGTTCCATCAGAATCATAGCGGAAGTCTGCTGTTAAAGTTGAAGTACTCCCCTGTGTTATAGTAATGGGGTTGGTGGTGTATCTCATAACCAGCCATGGATCGTAATCTGCGGATGTTCCTGTGATGATCTGGTCAAACTCGGGATTGTTGGAGCCCCACCAATTATATCGTAAATCCGGTACAGATTCTGCATCATTATGTACTGCACCAGGAGAATTATTTACAATACGGTTGAAATTGACTATCATTTCACCAAAATTGCATACTCCACCACCAAGAGGTGCATATTCACCTCCATTGGAGGCTGTAACGGTGTTAAATGCTATGGTGCTGTTACTGATAACAAGAACATTCTCGTTGTAGATACCACCTCCAACAGCAAATTCATCTCCCTCTATAGCTGCCACGGTGTTGTATCCAATGGTGCTTTTGTCAATATACAAATTCCCAGCAAAGGTGTTGGATATTGCTCCACCTCCAATGCGATTTATACCGGATGTGGTGGCTGTGACTGTGTTGTATTGAAGGATGCTGTCATTAATATACAGATTTCCACCATTTTGTATTCCTCCACCATATGCACCCACACCGGCATTGGTGGTAATAATGATGGTGTTGTATTGAATTCTGCTTTTATTAATGGCCATATCGCCATTGCTGAAAATTCCTGCACCATTAGCAATTACATCCTTATCAGCATTGGCTGTGACCGTGTTGTTTTGGATGATGCTGTTGTTGATGATGAGAACATTATCATTGTAGATCCCTCCGCCATCAGCAGACACAATATTAAGTTGTGATGTGGCTGCAGCAATGGCGCAGTTGTTTTGGATGATGGAGTTGTCAATAAGCAGATTTCCACCATTACATATTCCTCCACCAGCAGCAGACACGTTAACACCATCACCCGAGACTGTGGCACAGTTATTTTGGATGATGCAGTTATCAATGGTCATGGTACTATCATCATCATTGTAGATTCCAGCACCAGCTGCAACCACGTCTACAGTTGTACTTGTGGCGGTAGCAGTGTTAAATTCAAGGGTGCTATTATTCAAGGTTAAAATACCTTCCTTGTTGTAGATGGCCCCTCCCTTACCGGCAGTGTTACCCTGGAAGTTGCTGTTGTTGATGGTACAGTTACCAAGGTAATTGAATACTGCTCCTCCTTCGTAGGCCTTGTTACTGTTAAAGGTTGAATCAATGATGGTGGAAGTACCGGTATTGGCTATAACACCTCCATAGGCATGATTAGGTATGTGTGCGGTGTTATCAGTAAAGGTACAGCTTGTAACCTGTAAAGTTCCATACCAGTTCATGATAGCACTTCCAGCATTAGATGCCCGGTTACCGGTGAAAGTACAATTCTCCACTGTTAAATTACCCCGATTTAGAATACTACCTCCATAACTTCCGAAACCGTTTTTTAGTGTAATTTGGAGGATGTTGACAGTTGCCCAATTCTGAATTACAAAGATATGGTTCTGATTTCCTGCGTCGATTATGGTGTTGTCTTGTCCAGATCCAATAATATTTAAGGATTTGTTGACTGTTAATCCATAGTCACCGGTGGTATTATACGTCCCTGATAAGAGGTATATGGTTCCTGTATTGTTATTAGCTGTTTCTAATCCTTTATGGATGGTCTGGTAAGGTTTTATGTCACTACCATCACCATCGGTATCGTTACCGTTGGGTGAAATGAACACGTTATCTGGATCTATAGGATCAGCCGCTGTAACTACTCCAACAGTCAGTGAAATTAAAATAACAAGTGATAAGAGTATTACTATTTTTTTTATATTTTCACCTCCTTTTGTCCACTATCACTAATAATCTCATCAAAATATTGTTAATTTCAAGTATAAATAAAGATGCACACTTTAATCCAATGGAAAAATTTAAATGTAAACCATTATCCCTTAAAAAAAAAGATTGATCAATAATGCTGGATTATCTGTTCATAAAGGGAAAATAGAAAAATATAGGCGTATTATTTCTTCTTTATATGCGTATGAATCGTCTTTACAAATTGATATTATTAAAATTCAATGCTAGATTTATTGAAATTAAAAAATAAAAAAAAGTTGGGAAAAGGGATAAGATCCCTTATTGTTTTTTCCGGGTGCTGATAAATCCGCCGAGTACCATTAGGATAGCTAATACTATTCCTGCGAGTGGTATTCCTGTGTTTTGCATTCCAACTGTGTTACTGGTTACGCTTGCTGCATTTACTGGTGTCACTGCATTTAAACTCAGGGAATTAACTCCCATACTGTTTATACTAAAGGTTTCTGATGCTATTGATGCAGTGAATAGGTAGATTCCGGGTCCTGTAGTCCATCCAGAGATGTAGAGGTATGGATCTCCTACTGTGACGTTGTTGAATGTCCAAGTTATGGTGGTCCCGTTCTGAGTCCAGGTTCCATCACCCTTGATTTCGGATATTACGAATCCTTCGGGTATTGGTATGGTTATGGTAACGTTAGTTGCATCGTCTGGTCCGTTGTTACCCAGTTTGTAGGTTAAGGTGAATGTTTCACCTGGTCTGGGATTGTTTTTGTTGCTGGTTATCTGGATGTATAGGTCTGATTGGGGCACGTAGATTGTTGCATTTGTCTGGTTGGTTGTTCCTATGAGAGTTGCTGTGTTTATGGTGTTTTTCCCTGCAAGTAGAGCTGTTACTTCTCCAGTGAGGTTTAAGGTAGCATTTTCACCTACGTCAAGGTTGAGTGTCCATATTCCTGTTTCAGAGTTGTAGGTTCCTTTAGAAGGAGTTATTGCAACGTTATTGAATCCGGCTGGCATTATGTCTTGTATCTGGATGTTAGTAGCGTCGCTGGGTCCGTTGTTGTGCACGGTTACTGTATAGGTGATTGTGTCTCCTACGTCTGGCCGTGGGTTGTTCACTGTTTTTTCTAGTTCAATGGCAGATTCTTGTTCTACAGTCGTGAATACAGTATCAGAGGTATTATCTGGGTCTGTTATGTGGGTAGATGAGGTTATGCTCACGGTATTGGATAGTATGGTATCTGCTGGTATTGATGATGAGACTGTTCCATTTACAGTTATAATGCATGAACCACCTGCGGGAAGAGTTCCCAGGTTTATGTTCAAATTTCCAGTTCCGGATGTGGGGCCAGAAGCTCCTCCAGAATATTCAGCAGTCCATGAAATATTCGATATGCCCATGGGGAATGTATCAGATATGATAACACCGGTAGCAGTATCGGGTCCATTATTAGTGGCTGTTATGGTGTATGTGATTTGATTTCCGGCAATAACTGTGTTTGGAGCGGTTTTGCTGATGGTTAGGTTGGCTGCGGGTATGATGTTAATATACGCGGCTTCAGTGTCAATGGTTGTGTATCCGTCGGCAGTGGCATTTACTCTAACCGGGTTAAATAAGGGATTAACAGCTCCTTCAATTGCATAGAAGGTGGCAGTCAAAACACCGGCAATTGTGTTACCTGTGAATGAATGGCTAATTACTGAACTATTAAAGCTTCCCCAGAGCACATCCAGGGTTATACTCCCGTCAGGTATATTACCACCAGTTAAAGGACTCCCACTGTTGATGTGGTTGAAATCCCCAGTGATATTTGATGTTTCCCCGTTGTTTATGTTGTTGGGAGTTGTGTTAACGGATAAAATTATCCATGGATCTGATAACACGTCACAACCAGTTTCCATCATAATGAGGTTGTTGATGGTTGATGGATCCGAGTTGGATCCCCACCAGTTCAGCGTGGCATTTAAAGACCCATAGGCAATATATATGGCATTGCCTTCAGATGCAGTGTTATTCACAATCCGGTTGAACTGGATGATGTGGTTGGTGTAATCTCCATCATAGATGTAGAAGGCTCCACCATAATTGCTTGCATAGTTCTCAGTGAACACATTATTTTTAACTGTTACCAGGAAATTGCTCTGGTAGTTCTGACTCATGATGGCTCCTCCACTTCCTGCCGAGTTTTTGGTGAAAGTACAGTTGGTGATATTCATGTTAGCCATGTTACAGATAGCTCCACCACTATAGACTGAGTAACTGTTAGGAACCCAGTTTCCCATGAATACTGTGTTAAAGATGGTTAGATTTCCGTCACTGTAAATTGCTCCCCCATAGAAGTCTGCATAGTTATTGGAGAATGTGCAATTCAGGATATTCAAATCTCCCTGGTTCAGAATAGCTCCGCCAAAACCAAACCCTGTCCCGTTGGTCAAGGTAAGGTTTCCAAGTGTGACACTTACTCCGGAACTTATAAAGAATATTCCGCCATTACCATCTGCATTGATAATAACACCAGTTCCAGAACCTGGTATCCAGGTGTCCTGGAAAATGGTCAGGTCTTTATCAATACTCAATCCACTATCTAATGGGTCTTTGTATTCTCCGTTGGCGATGTGTATTCTGCCATTTGATCTAACTTCGCTTATTGCCTTATTTAATGTGAGGAATGGATAACTTGGACTACCGTTTCCAGTATTGTCGTCTCCTGTGGTGGCAACGTAGATATCATCCCTGTCCATTATTCTTATTGTGGTGTTTACAGTTTGTCCATCAACAGTGGCATTTACGGTTGCAAATCCTGGTGTTAAACCAGCAGTGAAGGTAGTTGTAGCGTTTAAACCATCACTGATAATGTCATTTAATGGGTTTAGAGCTCCTAAACTGTTAACATCAAAAACTACATCAACAGGAGGAACAGCACCTAAGGGGGAAGTGTCATCACCGTTTGAATTGTATTTCAAACTAACACTTACCACGGAACTTTCACCAGTTCCAATTAACTCGGAAGTGGGATTAATGGTAAGTATAATCCATGGATCAGCATATACTGAACCTCCATTGACATAAATCAGGTTAGAGATGGTCATGGGATTGACATTGGAACCCCACCAGTTATTGGTGGCATTCAAAGTGCCCTCACTATTCCAAATGGCAGTACCATAATTTCCAATATTTCCATAGAATCTGTTGAAATGAACTTCAACAACATTGGAAGCACCTACATTATTGTAGATCGCACCACCAAAGTATGCGTAGTTATTAAGGAATGTACAACTGGTTACTTCCAAATTAGCATACATATTTTCAATAACACCACCCAGTGGGGTGTAATAACCGACTCTTCGTCCATTGTTGGTAAAAGTACAGTTAGTAATGTTCATAGAGCCATATATATTATAAATGGCACTATCACTACTTCCATAATTACCAAGGAAGGTGCTGTTAGAAATATTACTGGTACCTTGGAAATTGGATATGGCCCCGCCCCGATCTTCGGCAACGTTACCCTCGAAAGTACAACCAGTAACATCCAACGTACCAAGGAAACTACCAATTGCCCCGCCGTAATGGTATATACCAAGTGTTCTATCGTTAATGAAAGAACAATTGACTACTCTCAAAGTACTCTGATAATTATAGACAGCACCACCACCTTCAAGACTTGATTGGCAATTTGCAGTGTTATTGGTGAAACTACAATTTTCTAAAGTTAAAGTACCCTGATTGTAGATAGCACCACCAGAACCAGTTGTATATCCATTGGTTATGGTTAGATTACAGATGGTAACTGTAATCCCTGGTTGAATATTGAATACCCAACTGTTATCGGTTCCGTTGATTATGGTACCACTCTGGCTTTCACCGGTAATGTTCATATTCTTGTTTATGGTAATGTTGGTGTTGCCAGTTCCAGTGTATTGTCCATCAGCGATTTGTACTATTCCATTAGAGTCTACGGTTCCGGTTGCATTTCCAATAGTGAGTTTGGCATGTTCCCATGAAGAACCATCATTGACATCATCTCCACTGGAACCATTCACATAAATGGTTGCAGCCGAAGCAGAACTAACACAAAAAAGTACTGTTAACCCGATAAACAGTGAAAGAATGAGTATTTTAGTTGTAATTAATTGTTTTCTTATCTTTTCACCTCCTTTATGCCTAATAATCTAAAATAACCAGATATCGTTTAGTTTTAGTAGTTAATAAAGCAGCACTTTTATGATTAAAAGGAAAAATTTATAAATAATAACAAAATTCAAATATCCAACTTAAATTCCTAAAATCGTTTATTCTATTGGTGTAATAGGATTAATATAGAAAAAATAAAGGCTTTTATTATTATTTAAAGACTCCTGAATCCGTTCTACAATAGATACTTTTTATAAGGCAATGGTTTTAGTCATTAAGATTAAAAATAGAAAAAGGGGAAAGGGACCTAAAAATCCCTTATTGTTTTTTTCTGGTGCTGATGAATCCTCCAAATACCATCAAAATAGCTAAGACAATTCCTGCGATTGGAATTCCAGTGTTTTGCATTTCTATGGAATTGCTAGTTGTTATGCCGTTGACTTGTGGAAGAATGTCAATCGAGAACGGACTTTCATCGATACTGTGTTTGAAAAAGTTTTAAAAACATTGGATATATATTTATAATAGTAATTGGCCTTAAATTACAATTCTAAAGACTACAAGTCAAATTAAGACAAAAAACATTTATTTAACAAATTGATGGATTTTTCCAGGGATTATTGGAGGGACAGGGAAAGATTATAGATGAATTTATCTAAAACAACTTCAATGCTTGTATCCTGACGACCATGATACTTACCGAGATCGTACATGTATACAAATGAGAATATGCTAAGAGCAAATGCCATATAATCTATTTTCTGATTAGGAAGATGCTTTTCAATATATTTACCAAAATCATACGACCCTTCCATCAGGAACTGTTCAGATATTTTTCTCTCACTATTGAATCCTAATTTGAAGAATTCAAAGTTATTCCAGATAAAATTTTCCAAATTTTTAACGTAAGTTTCTAAAAAGTCCTTTGGGTCTTCAAATTCTTTATCAACAAATAAAATGGCAGATGCATCTTCATTCAATTTTTTCATGCCACATATCATAACTTGATCAAAAAGATTCTGTTTAGTTTTAAACTTGGTATATAAGGTCATCTCAGTAAAACCTGCTTTGGCTGCTATGATTTTAGTAGTAGCGCCAGCATATCCCTTTTCACTAAACAATTTTAAAGCCGCATCTATAATCTTTTGTTCAGTTTTATCTACCTTACAATCAACCATATTATATAATTAGAATTGCTCTATTAAATAAGTTAATTTAAGCAAATTTTTTCATACAAATTTTTTCATATTTTCATACAAATCCACAATTTAATATAATAAGATCAAGTTTGGGATTGGCTTGTAATAGTCAATACATTAAAAAAGATATTAAACCGTTTTTTAAAAATTCTCTAAAATAATAGGACATATATTCATCAAAAAAGATATATTTACCTTAAATTACAATTCTAAAGACTCCAAGATCGATTTTACAATAGATACTTTTGATAAGTCAATTGTATGAAAATTAATTCAATATTTAATCATAATTCAATATTTATATCATGAAAAAATAAATTATTTTGATGACCTCTTCTAAATCCATTTTGAATCGTATAAAAACTAACATAACCGATGAAAAAAATCGTTATATCGATTATTTGGGAGTTTTATTTGCTTTGATGGCCAGCATATTTGGTTTTCTGGCTTTAGAATATGGGGAAAATTTTGTACCAATTTTTCAAGAGGCAAGTATAGTACTTCTTGAGAAGACCTTTGTAATAGTAGGTATAGCTTATTTAATTACCAAAGCAAGTTTCTTTGGTGAAATACTTGACAAAAAATTCACCAAAAAAAATATATTTTTATTAATTATCATCTTAGGATCTCTTTCCATTTTCGCCAATCATACTGGTGCTGATTATTTAGGTGCTAATGCTAATGTACGAGACCTGGCACCTATGGTGGGTGGTTTAATAGCCGGGCCTTTTGTCGGAGTTAGTGTTGGAATTATTGGGGCAATAGATCGTTTTTTATTAGGAGGACCCACATACATACCCTGCACCATTGCAACCTTTTTAGCAGGTCTTTTTAGTGGTATAATCTACATACTTAACAAGGGTAAATTTGTGGGAGTATTATACGCAGTCATATTTTCAGCTTTCTATGAAATATTCCACATGATTTTAGTTATGATCACTCCCTACGACCTTGCTTTTACAATAGTTAAAGAATTAAGCATACCTGTAATACTTGCAAACTCAATAGGGATGCTGATATTTGCAATATTCATTTCTAATGAGATTAAAGAACGAGTACAAGCAAAGGAAATGGCATTATACCATGAAGAAGCTGAATTATATGAACATGAATTAGAGGTAGCTTGTCAAATCCAGGATAAGTTCTGGAAGCTTCAGACAACCCAAATCAAAGGCATGGAAATGGAAATCATTGATATGTCAATAGACATTCCCCAAAGCCATTTTTACGATGTAATATCTAATAAAATGAATAAAACAAGTTTTGTTGTGGGTCATGTGGATGATAAAACGTTATTATCCTCCTTTATTGGTACACATATTCTGACTGAAGCCAGAAAAAGGATAAAAAATGATATTTCCTTGATTAAAATGACAAAATTCCTTAATTGGTACTTATCAATATATAAACCCTTTAACATTAGGATAAGCTTGTTTAATGCTGAATTTGATCCAAAAACTAAGATTTTAAAATATTTAAACTTAGGGGATACGATCTCCATGGTTTACAAGAGTAATAGTGGAGAAATTGATTTCTCACACAAATTTTCATACTATTTAGGTTCTAAAACCCTCAATAATATTAATGAATTTGAAATTATACTTGAAAAAGATGATTTAATCTTCATACTGTTATTTAAACATACAATGAATCTATCCGAGCAGACTACAATAAAAGATTCAATAGGGAACCTAATAAAAGAAAATAACGAGATGTCCCTTAAGGAATTGAAAATAAAATTCGAAGAGTTTTTAAATTTAAAAGAAGGATATGACTCTCAAATATGCATTTTACTTTTGAAAGTAGATTGAAATTGATATACAAAACAAAATTTTAATACCATAATCATATTTTAATACCATATCAAAAAGAAAATTAAAAAAAAGATTGGGAAAAGGATTCAATATCCCTTCTATTATTTTTTCCAGGTACCAAAAATCCACCGAGTACCATCAGGATAGCTAAAACCATTCCTGCCAGTGGTGTCCCTGTTTTTTGCATTTCAACTGTGTTGGTGGTTGCTGCGTTTACCGGTGGTAGGATGTTAAGTGTTAACCTGCAAGTAAAGTACAAGTAAAATTCAGGGGTACTGTTATTATTAATTGAAAAAAATGAATAAATTTAAAATTATAGATGTTTATCTGTTTGAAGGGACACCAAAGTATGTTCGGTAAGCACCGGCTATTATCCAGATTACTATGGCTAAAACTAATCCATATTTCCAATCATAAAGACCAAATATTCCTCCAATGAAAACTAAAAGCCCTACTGCTCCAATGATATACAAAACAAAATTTTTTTGGTTGTTGTCCATTATTATACATCCCCCTAATTTATCTTTAAGTACTAATATGCTCTTCATTTCATAATATTGTTATGACATTATGATACATTAAAAATGAGTTCGTTGTTCACGTCTAAAGTAGGTTGATGAGCTTCAATATCTATTCTAAAGACTCTGAATAGATTCTACAATGAAACTTAGATAAGTCAATGGTTTACTAATTTGAATTTAAAATAAAAAAGTGGGTAAAAGGGAGAATGATCCCTTTTATTATTTTTTCCGGGTTGCCATTAATCCACTTAGTACACTGAGTATTGCCAAGACTAATGGTGCCAGTGGTGCTCCAGTTGTTTGCATTCCCACTGAGTTACTTGAGGTTGTAGTGGTTGCTGCGTTTACTTGTGGTATTGTATTTAAACTGAAGGAACTAACACCTAGGCTGTTTAAATTGAAGGTGTCTGATGTTATGGATGCGCTAAATAGGAAACTTCCTGCCCATCTGGTCCAGCCTGAAACATACAGATCTGGGTCGCCTACTGTTACATTGGTCATGGTCCAGATGATGTTGTTTCCCACGATAGTCCAGGTTCCATCTCCTTCGATTTTGGATATGACAAATCCGTCTGGTATTGGAATAGTAATAGTTACGTTTAGTGCATCGTCTGGTCCTTTGTTTCCCAGTTTGTATCTTAGGGTGAATGTTTCACCTACTGTGGGATTGTTGTTGTTACTGGTTATCTGGATGTAAAGGTCTGATTTAGGTACGTAGATGGTACAGTTGGTTGTTGAATTATTTGGATATTCGGTGTGGGTTTCATTTACCACGTTGGTGACATTTGTCCCAGCAAAACTGGTTGAATTTACCAGTGCAGTGAGATAATAAGTCACATTCGCACCATTTAACACAACAGCGGATGGCCAGGTAACAGTACGGGTTACAGGATCCCATACACCTCCATCAGTGCAGCTGACAAAGTCTAAACCAACTGGCAGAGT is part of the Methanobacterium sp. genome and harbors:
- a CDS encoding TetR/AcrR family transcriptional regulator, which encodes MVDCKVDKTEQKIIDAALKLFSEKGYAGATTKIIAAKAGFTEMTLYTKFKTKQNLFDQVMICGMKKLNEDASAILFVDKEFEDPKDFLETYVKNLENFIWNNFEFFKLGFNSERKISEQFLMEGSYDFGKYIEKHLPNQKIDYMAFALSIFSFVYMYDLGKYHGRQDTSIEVVLDKFIYNLSLSLQ
- a CDS encoding LytS/YhcK type 5TM receptor domain-containing protein codes for the protein MASIFGFLALEYGENFVPIFQEASIVLLEKTFVIVGIAYLITKASFFGEILDKKFTKKNIFLLIIILGSLSIFANHTGADYLGANANVRDLAPMVGGLIAGPFVGVSVGIIGAIDRFLLGGPTYIPCTIATFLAGLFSGIIYILNKGKFVGVLYAVIFSAFYEIFHMILVMITPYDLAFTIVKELSIPVILANSIGMLIFAIFISNEIKERVQAKEMALYHEEAELYEHELEVACQIQDKFWKLQTTQIKGMEMEIIDMSIDIPQSHFYDVISNKMNKTSFVVGHVDDKTLLSSFIGTHILTEARKRIKNDISLIKMTKFLNWYLSIYKPFNIRISLFNAEFDPKTKILKYLNLGDTISMVYKSNSGEIDFSHKFSYYLGSKTLNNINEFEIILEKDDLIFILLFKHTMNLSEQTTIKDSIGNLIKENNEMSLKELKIKFEEFLNLKEGYDSQICILLLKVD